A window from gamma proteobacterium SS-5 encodes these proteins:
- a CDS encoding N-acetyl-gamma-glutamyl-phosphate reductase, whose amino-acid sequence MFKIGLVGGTGYTGVELLRLLALHPQARPVVITSRGEAGLAVSEMFPSLRGLVDLRFSEPDVQRLSDCDLVFFATPNGTAMEMVPQLLQVGCKVVDLAADFRLKDADLWQQWYGMPHACPELLSEAVYGLPELNRSAIAAARLVANPGCYPTAVTLGYLPLLEAGLIDSDSLIADCKSAVSGAGRKASVATLMGECGESFKAYGLAGQGHRHLPEIRQTLAQLLGAEVGLTFVPHLIPMIRGIHATLYARLKAEAVDLQEVFEQRYRDEPFVDVLPAGSHPETRSVRGVNNCQMAIHQPQDGATLVVLSVIDNLVKGAAGQAIQNMNLMLGLEERLGLQGAGMLP is encoded by the coding sequence ATGTTCAAGATTGGTCTGGTCGGCGGTACCGGCTACACCGGGGTCGAGCTGTTGCGGCTGTTGGCCCTGCACCCCCAGGCGCGACCTGTGGTGATCACCTCCCGTGGCGAGGCAGGGCTGGCGGTCAGTGAGATGTTCCCCAGCCTGCGCGGGCTGGTCGATCTGCGCTTCAGCGAGCCCGACGTGCAGCGGCTGAGCGACTGCGATCTGGTCTTTTTCGCCACCCCCAACGGCACCGCCATGGAGATGGTGCCGCAGTTATTACAGGTCGGCTGCAAGGTCGTGGACCTGGCCGCCGACTTCCGCCTCAAGGACGCGGACCTCTGGCAGCAGTGGTACGGCATGCCCCATGCCTGTCCCGAGCTGCTGTCAGAGGCGGTCTATGGCCTGCCGGAGCTGAACCGCTCGGCCATCGCCGCCGCCCGTCTGGTGGCCAACCCCGGCTGTTATCCCACCGCCGTCACCCTGGGCTATCTGCCGCTGCTGGAGGCCGGGCTGATCGACAGCGACAGCCTCATCGCCGACTGCAAATCGGCGGTCAGCGGGGCCGGGCGCAAGGCCAGCGTGGCCACCCTGATGGGCGAATGCGGCGAGAGCTTCAAGGCCTACGGCCTGGCCGGGCAGGGGCATCGCCATCTGCCGGAGATCCGCCAGACCCTGGCGCAACTGCTTGGCGCAGAGGTGGGCCTGACCTTCGTGCCCCACCTGATCCCCATGATTCGCGGTATTCACGCCACCCTCTACGCCCGCCTCAAGGCCGAGGCTGTGGACCTGCAAGAGGTGTTTGAACAGCGCTACCGGGACGAGCCCTTTGTTGACGTGCTGCCCGCCGGCAGTCATCCCGAGACGCGCAGCGTGCGCGGGGTGAACAACTGCCAGATGGCCATCCACCAGCCCCAGGACGGCGCTACCCTGGTGGTGCTCTCGGTGATCGACAACCTGGTCAAGGGGGCGGCCGGTCAGGCGATCCAGAACATGAACCTGATGCTGGGGCTGGAGGAGCGGCTGGGTCTGCAGGGTGCCGGGATGCTGCCCTGA
- a CDS encoding nitric oxide reductase activation protein, which yields MPPRLTEQEIISLLDDWLETEFSFIRVEALAAELARLGQAQQSFVLELVRRVAATNIELAHQFARRAGQALELMEPAMIRDWTHLAMDRYDSAGLAPALAVIRNPEGFVASAHERRFGAYLEDCQGVLGSFLRGLSGRRLRIEQDELAWTDGETLFLPQVVARLHDPERNFLLYKATATHLWAQTRFGSLRPDFAEVFAPFDDPQRAQFLYHHFERLRLDACLARELPGLHRRMLQLRHWLGDVEADCPPQLAEPSATAFDSLAAVARFYPGLEVVPVCYQGVFRPELIEARKRERIEREKVMIRVRLAEVLDQLEQEGRARRDDDRFELRRTRTEQGTELAPEELPKEIMLDGKPLPPPDDVAAMMSSVLLDLGELPEDYLHPAGEGEYDLSQYRKDPSGVDEVWSGTYHEEGASLYNEWDFRRQHYRKNWCVVREHSIDPGDTDFYRQTLTRYRYIVGHLRRTFEALRGEDRLLRRQPHGEGIDIDALVDGWADMRSGLELSDRLFTRLQREERNIAVMLMVDLSGSTKGWINQAERESLILLAEALEVLGDRYAIYGFSGWGRKRCEVFKVKGFDEPLSEAVKGRICAMQARDYTRMGPAIRHLSGLLNQVQARVKLLVTLSDGKPDDYDLEYRGDYGIEDTRMALYEAHRQGVHAYCITIDKTGKNYLAHMYGKANFAVIDEVSRLPLKVSDIYRKITS from the coding sequence ATGCCCCCCCGGTTGACTGAGCAGGAGATTATTTCCTTACTGGATGACTGGCTGGAGACGGAGTTCAGCTTCATCCGCGTCGAGGCCCTGGCCGCCGAGCTGGCGCGGTTGGGGCAAGCGCAGCAGTCCTTTGTGCTGGAGCTGGTGCGGCGGGTGGCGGCGACCAATATCGAGCTGGCGCATCAGTTCGCCCGCCGCGCAGGCCAGGCCCTGGAATTGATGGAGCCTGCCATGATCCGTGATTGGACCCACCTGGCCATGGACCGCTACGACAGCGCCGGCCTGGCCCCGGCCCTGGCGGTGATCCGCAATCCCGAGGGCTTTGTCGCCAGTGCCCATGAGCGCCGTTTCGGTGCCTACCTGGAAGACTGTCAGGGGGTGCTTGGCTCCTTTCTGCGCGGCCTGTCTGGCCGCAGGCTACGGATCGAACAGGACGAGCTGGCCTGGACCGATGGCGAGACCCTATTCTTGCCCCAGGTCGTGGCGCGGCTGCACGACCCGGAGCGGAACTTTCTGCTGTACAAGGCCACGGCCACCCACCTCTGGGCGCAGACCCGCTTCGGCAGCCTGCGGCCGGATTTCGCTGAAGTCTTTGCCCCCTTCGATGACCCCCAGAGGGCGCAGTTTCTCTATCACCATTTTGAGCGCCTGCGCCTGGATGCCTGCCTCGCCCGCGAGCTGCCCGGCCTGCATCGGCGCATGTTGCAGCTGCGCCACTGGCTGGGGGATGTCGAGGCCGACTGCCCGCCCCAGCTGGCCGAGCCCAGCGCCACCGCCTTTGACAGCCTGGCGGCGGTGGCAAGGTTTTATCCTGGCCTGGAGGTAGTGCCGGTGTGCTATCAGGGGGTGTTCCGGCCGGAGCTGATCGAGGCACGCAAGCGCGAGCGCATCGAGCGGGAGAAGGTGATGATCCGCGTGCGCCTGGCCGAGGTGCTGGATCAGCTGGAGCAGGAGGGCAGGGCGCGCCGTGACGATGACCGCTTCGAGCTGCGCCGAACCCGTACCGAGCAGGGTACTGAATTGGCTCCGGAGGAGCTGCCCAAGGAGATCATGCTCGACGGCAAGCCCCTGCCGCCGCCGGATGACGTGGCGGCGATGATGAGCTCGGTGCTGCTGGACCTGGGCGAGCTGCCGGAGGACTATCTGCATCCGGCGGGGGAGGGTGAGTATGACCTCAGCCAGTACCGCAAGGACCCCAGCGGCGTGGATGAGGTCTGGTCCGGCACCTATCACGAGGAAGGTGCCTCGCTCTACAACGAGTGGGACTTCCGCCGCCAGCATTACCGCAAGAACTGGTGCGTGGTGCGCGAGCACAGCATCGATCCCGGCGATACCGACTTCTACCGCCAGACCCTGACCCGCTACCGCTACATCGTCGGCCATCTGCGCCGCACCTTCGAGGCCCTGCGCGGCGAGGACCGGCTGCTCAGGCGCCAGCCCCATGGCGAGGGCATAGACATCGACGCCCTGGTGGACGGCTGGGCCGACATGCGCTCCGGCCTGGAGCTGAGCGACCGCCTGTTCACCCGGCTGCAGCGGGAGGAGCGCAACATCGCGGTGATGTTGATGGTCGATCTGTCCGGCTCCACCAAGGGCTGGATCAACCAGGCCGAGCGTGAGTCGCTGATCCTGCTCGCCGAGGCGCTGGAGGTCCTCGGTGACCGCTACGCCATCTACGGCTTTTCCGGCTGGGGGCGCAAGCGCTGCGAGGTGTTCAAGGTCAAGGGCTTCGACGAGCCCCTGAGCGAGGCGGTCAAGGGCCGCATCTGCGCCATGCAGGCGCGTGACTACACCCGCATGGGCCCGGCCATCCGCCACCTCTCGGGCCTGCTCAATCAGGTGCAGGCACGGGTCAAGCTGCTGGTCACCCTGTCCGACGGCAAACCCGATGACTACGACCTGGAATACCGCGGCGATTACGGCATCGAAGACACCCGCATGGCCCTCTACGAGGCCCATCGCCAGGGCGTGCACGCCTACTGCATCACCATCGACAAGACCGGCAAGAACTACCTGGCGCACATGTACGGCAAGGCCAACTTTGCCGTGATCGACGAGGTCAGCCGCCTGCCGCTGAAGGTCTCCGACATCTACCGCAAGATCACCAGCTGA
- a CDS encoding class I SAM-dependent methyltransferase, whose amino-acid sequence MPTPIQPSNTAPSLYPRDPAAYRQATELQLMAELLPLAGARVLELGCGRAWMTRRLAEDFAVAEVIATEVDRIQHDRNLAIDDLPQVRFIYAGMESVPLEDGSVDIAIMLKSLHHVPAEQMAPGFAELYRVLRPGGLVYVSEPVYAGEFNAIMSLFNDEQQVRQQAFEALCQAVRQGLFVHQGQYFFESPGHFADWQEFEQRMLNVTHTQHRIDAALYQRIKAAFEAHLTPTGADFLKPSRVDVLQKSDSLGGK is encoded by the coding sequence ATGCCAACCCCCATCCAGCCGTCCAATACAGCGCCCAGCCTGTATCCACGCGACCCCGCCGCCTACCGCCAGGCCACCGAGTTGCAGCTGATGGCCGAACTCCTGCCCCTGGCCGGTGCCCGGGTGCTGGAGCTGGGCTGTGGCCGCGCCTGGATGACCCGTCGGCTGGCCGAGGATTTCGCCGTGGCCGAGGTGATCGCCACCGAGGTGGACCGCATCCAGCACGACAGGAACCTGGCCATCGATGACCTGCCCCAGGTGCGTTTCATCTATGCCGGCATGGAGTCGGTGCCGCTGGAGGATGGCTCGGTGGACATCGCCATCATGCTCAAGTCCCTGCACCATGTACCGGCGGAGCAGATGGCCCCAGGCTTTGCCGAGCTGTACCGGGTGCTCAGGCCCGGCGGCCTGGTCTATGTCTCCGAGCCGGTCTATGCCGGGGAGTTCAATGCCATCATGAGCCTGTTCAACGACGAGCAGCAGGTGCGCCAGCAGGCCTTCGAGGCCCTCTGTCAGGCGGTGCGGCAGGGGCTGTTTGTGCATCAGGGTCAGTATTTCTTCGAGTCCCCCGGTCATTTCGCCGACTGGCAGGAGTTCGAGCAGCGTATGCTCAATGTGACCCACACCCAGCACCGCATCGATGCCGCGCTCTACCAGCGCATCAAGGCCGCCTTTGAGGCCCATCTGACCCCCACCGGGGCGGACTTCCTCAAGCCCTCGCGGGTGGATGTGTTGCAGAAGAGTGATAGCTTAGGGGGCAAGTAG
- the ppk2 gene encoding polyphosphate kinase 2: MTDTNNPANNPEVVHIDGEAIRLEDLVEDYKTLSEQVELLKRSNKKAVRRYRREMALRPYQAELIRLQQYLEEHHSRMIILFEGRDASGKGGTIRRVTRYMNEKHYRVVALGKPTEEQRTQWFFQKYVGQMPRGGEVVLFDRSWYNRAMVEPVFGFCSQEEYDNFMIGVTGFEKDLVRQGTILIKIYFSVTKEEQARRFERRKNDPLRQWKLSEIDVQAQDRWDEFTQQKYDMLKRTHTTHAPWTIIRSNDKHLARVNVMKVILNSVPYERLNPELDFVPDPEIVVSGSRELEMMEAQRLRSGKFVG; this comes from the coding sequence ATGACCGACACCAATAACCCAGCCAACAACCCCGAGGTTGTCCACATCGATGGCGAGGCCATTCGCCTGGAGGACCTGGTGGAAGACTACAAGACCCTGTCCGAGCAGGTCGAATTGCTCAAGCGCAGCAACAAGAAGGCGGTGCGCCGTTACCGCCGGGAGATGGCCCTGCGCCCCTATCAGGCAGAACTGATCCGTCTGCAGCAGTACCTGGAAGAGCACCACAGCCGGATGATCATCCTGTTCGAGGGGCGCGATGCCTCCGGCAAGGGCGGCACCATCCGCCGCGTTACCCGCTACATGAACGAAAAGCACTACCGGGTGGTGGCGCTGGGCAAGCCCACCGAGGAACAGCGCACCCAATGGTTCTTCCAGAAATACGTCGGCCAGATGCCGCGCGGCGGCGAGGTGGTGCTGTTCGACCGCAGTTGGTACAACCGCGCCATGGTGGAGCCGGTATTCGGCTTCTGTAGCCAGGAGGAGTACGACAACTTCATGATCGGGGTGACGGGCTTCGAGAAGGACCTGGTGCGCCAGGGCACCATACTGATCAAGATCTACTTTTCGGTGACCAAGGAAGAACAGGCCCGCCGCTTTGAACGGCGCAAGAACGACCCCCTGCGGCAGTGGAAGTTGAGCGAAATCGACGTCCAGGCCCAGGACCGCTGGGACGAATTCACCCAGCAGAAATACGACATGCTCAAGCGCACCCACACCACCCACGCGCCCTGGACCATCATCCGCTCCAACGACAAGCACCTGGCACGGGTCAACGTCATGAAGGTAATCCTCAACAGCGTGCCCTACGAGCGCCTGAACCCGGAACTGGACTTCGTCCCTGACCCCGAGATTGTGGTATCCGGCTCCCGCGAACTGGAGATGATGGAGGCCCAGCGCCTGCGTTCGGGTAAGTTTGTCGGCTAA
- a CDS encoding SUMF1/EgtB/PvdO family nonheme iron enzyme, whose translation MTDKEPYTSKIKELQGALSSAHEEKVRLATGKVDMVEHQALRQEVESLRKTTKELHQELEQANQQGRLIEDEVEDKNGLIEQLNAELDGLKQALQTAEERRQKAEEDRLQAESRAAVILDKLESDSQGAVVYSSSGKSSALFKGAALGAGACLLVLELVALGMGGSELFSRLLAGPRPPSVTPPQPIAQSAPPPRPSPNPAARRPKPKPATGPVEQQVEAAQSEDLDPIKVRSDGNRIHEDPEAGYALVALQGGSFMMGNRTGVIVEESPYHEVSLKPYLIGRSEVSFALYDRFAQATGRPLPDDNGWGRGSMPVINVSWEDAQALARWLSQRTGKNYRLPTEAEWEYAAGGGRESPYWWGYEPGKNNANCFNCNSQYDRRSPAPVETFKVNPFGLHSTAGNVQEWVQDCYRKGYLDAAADGSALEFAGCDQRVVRGGAFNKPADSMKLTRRSSSPASNQVAHLGIRLARDPD comes from the coding sequence ATGACAGACAAAGAACCCTACACATCCAAGATCAAAGAACTCCAGGGGGCGCTGTCCAGCGCCCATGAGGAAAAGGTGCGCCTGGCCACCGGCAAGGTGGACATGGTCGAACACCAGGCCCTGCGGCAGGAAGTGGAAAGCCTGCGCAAGACCACCAAGGAACTGCATCAGGAGCTGGAGCAGGCCAACCAGCAGGGGCGTCTGATCGAGGACGAGGTGGAGGACAAGAACGGCCTGATCGAACAGCTCAACGCCGAACTCGATGGCCTGAAACAGGCCCTGCAAACGGCCGAAGAGCGCCGACAGAAGGCCGAGGAGGACCGCTTGCAGGCCGAATCCCGGGCAGCGGTGATTCTGGACAAGCTGGAGTCGGACAGCCAGGGCGCGGTGGTTTACTCTTCTTCCGGTAAATCATCCGCCCTGTTCAAGGGTGCCGCCCTGGGTGCCGGGGCCTGCCTACTGGTACTGGAGCTGGTCGCCCTGGGCATGGGCGGAAGCGAGCTGTTCTCGCGCCTGCTGGCAGGCCCCAGGCCGCCCTCGGTCACCCCACCCCAGCCCATCGCGCAGAGCGCCCCGCCGCCCCGGCCCAGCCCGAACCCGGCGGCCAGGAGGCCCAAACCCAAGCCCGCCACAGGACCGGTTGAGCAGCAGGTCGAGGCCGCGCAGAGCGAGGATCTCGATCCGATCAAGGTGCGCAGCGACGGCAACCGCATCCACGAAGACCCCGAGGCTGGCTATGCCCTGGTCGCCCTGCAGGGCGGCAGCTTCATGATGGGCAACCGTACCGGCGTGATCGTTGAGGAAAGCCCCTATCATGAGGTCAGTCTCAAGCCCTACCTGATCGGCCGCAGCGAGGTCAGCTTTGCCCTCTACGACCGCTTTGCCCAGGCCACGGGCCGCCCCCTGCCGGACGATAACGGCTGGGGCCGAGGCTCCATGCCGGTGATCAATGTCAGCTGGGAAGACGCCCAGGCCCTGGCCCGCTGGCTGAGCCAGCGCACCGGCAAAAACTACCGCCTGCCGACCGAGGCGGAATGGGAATACGCCGCCGGCGGGGGGCGCGAATCGCCCTACTGGTGGGGCTACGAGCCAGGTAAGAACAACGCCAACTGTTTCAACTGCAACAGCCAGTACGACCGCCGCTCGCCCGCGCCGGTGGAGACCTTCAAGGTCAACCCCTTCGGCCTGCATAGCACGGCAGGAAATGTGCAAGAATGGGTGCAGGACTGCTATCGAAAGGGCTATCTGGACGCCGCCGCCGATGGCAGCGCCCTGGAGTTTGCCGGCTGTGATCAGCGGGTGGTCCGGGGCGGGGCCTTTAACAAACCGGCGGACAGCATGAAACTGACCCGGCGCAGCAGTTCTCCGGCGTCAAACCAGGTGGCGCACCTGGGCATTCGCCTGGCCCGCGACCCGGATTGA
- a CDS encoding cyclic nucleotide-binding domain-containing protein, whose translation MAEETKIDPESLKRFIPLNTLSDEGMALLLPHVEVFTAQKGTLLFQRGDEKKLHFYLLSGRVQLQEEEGDDDLLQAGSVQAKFPIGHRFPRKVSARAAERIQILRIDSRKLELAQSPESASDSGLNDSGLADSILVDEPDEADDDWMSQLLRSRVFQLIPPGNIQRVMMCMEEHQVKKGDVVIHQGEEGDYFYLINRGHCRVDRDMGDGNPPVELARLGPGASFGEDALLAGNKRSANVTMLDDGRLLRLSKKNFVELIKEPVTKPFGFNQAKAKVDEGGARWLDVREAAAFAKGHLQGAINIPFNQLRFQIDKLDLDSHYVVCCQDGRTSHAAAYLLASKGIQATVLDKGLQMVPGGEFGQADEGKAEEDIGAAPGCDDRDKLQVLVDKLRQQLSKMQQEMNDQEEKRLAEISSLHDALEQARKDHSGVLTELLELKKSAGAGPGQAGELARAREEIAQLKQALKQARSECSEGDEALREQVKGYLEEKLLLEQEVDELRKALKQGTKPAAGNRELEEEADRLRKELAQAELALDAEVSARLELEEELSQLKNT comes from the coding sequence ATGGCGGAAGAGACAAAAATCGATCCCGAAAGCCTCAAGCGCTTCATCCCCCTCAATACCCTGTCCGACGAGGGTATGGCCCTGCTGTTGCCCCATGTAGAAGTCTTTACTGCGCAGAAGGGGACCCTGCTGTTTCAGCGCGGGGACGAGAAAAAGCTGCATTTCTATCTGCTTTCCGGGCGTGTTCAGCTGCAAGAAGAGGAGGGCGATGATGACCTGCTGCAGGCCGGCTCGGTGCAGGCCAAGTTCCCCATCGGCCACCGTTTTCCGCGCAAGGTCAGCGCCCGCGCCGCCGAGCGGATTCAGATCCTGCGCATCGACAGCCGCAAGCTGGAGCTGGCCCAATCCCCGGAGAGCGCCAGCGACAGCGGGCTGAACGACAGCGGCCTGGCCGACAGTATCCTGGTGGATGAGCCGGACGAGGCCGATGACGACTGGATGAGTCAGCTGCTGCGTTCACGGGTGTTTCAGCTGATCCCGCCGGGCAACATCCAGCGCGTCATGATGTGCATGGAAGAGCATCAGGTAAAAAAGGGCGATGTGGTCATCCACCAGGGCGAGGAGGGCGACTACTTCTATCTGATCAACCGGGGCCACTGCCGGGTGGACCGCGACATGGGCGACGGCAACCCCCCGGTGGAGCTGGCGCGGCTGGGGCCGGGGGCCAGCTTCGGCGAGGATGCCCTGCTGGCCGGCAACAAGCGCAGCGCCAATGTCACCATGCTGGACGACGGCCGCCTGCTGCGCCTGAGCAAGAAAAACTTCGTCGAGCTGATCAAGGAGCCGGTGACCAAGCCCTTCGGCTTCAACCAGGCCAAGGCCAAGGTGGATGAAGGGGGTGCCCGCTGGCTGGATGTGCGTGAAGCGGCCGCCTTTGCCAAGGGCCACCTGCAGGGTGCCATCAACATCCCCTTTAATCAGCTGCGCTTCCAGATCGACAAGCTCGACCTCGACAGCCATTATGTGGTCTGTTGTCAGGATGGCCGCACCAGCCACGCTGCGGCCTATCTGCTGGCCAGCAAGGGGATTCAGGCCACGGTGCTGGACAAGGGCCTGCAGATGGTGCCCGGCGGTGAGTTTGGTCAGGCAGACGAGGGCAAGGCCGAGGAAGACATAGGGGCGGCCCCCGGCTGTGATGACCGGGACAAATTACAGGTGCTGGTGGACAAGCTGCGCCAGCAGTTGAGCAAGATGCAGCAGGAGATGAACGACCAGGAGGAAAAGCGCCTGGCCGAGATCAGCAGCCTGCATGACGCCCTGGAGCAGGCGCGCAAGGACCACTCCGGGGTGCTCACCGAGCTGTTGGAGCTGAAAAAGAGCGCAGGCGCAGGGCCGGGTCAGGCGGGTGAGCTGGCCAGGGCGCGGGAGGAGATCGCCCAGCTCAAGCAGGCCCTGAAACAGGCCCGCTCGGAATGCAGCGAGGGCGACGAGGCCCTGCGCGAGCAGGTCAAGGGCTATCTGGAGGAAAAGCTGCTGCTGGAGCAAGAGGTGGACGAATTGCGCAAGGCCCTCAAACAGGGAACCAAACCGGCGGCGGGCAACCGCGAGCTGGAAGAAGAGGCCGACCGCCTGCGCAAGGAGCTGGCCCAGGCCGAACTGGCCCTGGACGCCGAGGTCAGCGCCCGCCTGGAGCTGGAAGAAGAGCTGAGCCAGTTAAAGAATACCTGA
- a CDS encoding TIGR02281 family clan AA aspartic protease — MIIAAWALLLGLLTWLFQARLDEFSNPNQELQRLQGEVGVVLKRNRAGHYLAPGQINGHPVLFLLDTGATSVAVPQGLAQRLGLKPGGVIQSITANGRVQAWRTRLDEVRLGPIVKTGVSGVIMPNMPGDQVLLGMSFLRSLELVQRDGRLILRP; from the coding sequence ATGATCATCGCCGCCTGGGCATTGCTGCTGGGCCTGCTCACCTGGCTGTTTCAGGCGCGGCTGGATGAATTCAGCAATCCCAATCAGGAGTTGCAGCGGCTGCAGGGCGAGGTGGGGGTGGTGCTCAAGCGCAACCGGGCCGGACACTACCTGGCTCCGGGCCAGATCAATGGCCATCCGGTACTGTTTTTGCTGGACACAGGTGCAACCAGTGTGGCTGTGCCACAGGGGCTTGCCCAGCGGCTTGGCCTCAAGCCTGGCGGGGTGATTCAGAGCATCACTGCCAACGGCCGCGTGCAGGCCTGGCGCACCCGCTTGGATGAGGTGCGGCTGGGGCCCATTGTCAAAACCGGGGTGTCTGGGGTTATCATGCCCAACATGCCGGGGGATCAGGTATTGTTGGGGATGAGCTTTCTGCGCTCCCTGGAACTGGTGCAGCGTGACGGCCGACTGATCCTGCGGCCTTGA
- the erpA gene encoding iron-sulfur cluster insertion protein ErpA has protein sequence MSEQAVSNEEAPLVFTQAAAHKVAGLIEEEGNPDLMLRIYIQGGGCSGFQYGFTFDENITEGDTEVITDGVKLLVDPMSMQYLMGAEVDFTEGLQGAQFVIRNPNASTTCGCGSSFSV, from the coding sequence ATGTCCGAACAAGCAGTCAGCAACGAAGAGGCCCCGCTGGTCTTCACCCAGGCCGCGGCGCACAAGGTGGCCGGCCTGATCGAGGAGGAAGGCAACCCGGACCTGATGCTGCGCATCTACATCCAGGGCGGCGGTTGTTCCGGTTTTCAGTACGGCTTCACCTTCGACGAAAACATCACCGAGGGCGATACCGAGGTGATCACCGACGGCGTCAAACTGCTGGTGGATCCGATGAGCATGCAGTACCTGATGGGGGCCGAGGTGGACTTCACCGAGGGCCTGCAAGGGGCCCAGTTCGTCATCCGCAACCCCAACGCCAGCACCACCTGCGGCTGCGGCTCATCCTTCTCGGTATAG
- a CDS encoding polymer-forming cytoskeletal protein: protein MFGWNKKTGKLPKIDTVIGKGTEVRGDVHFQGGLHVDGRVLGAISAEQDDKSTLVLSELGEIHGDIHVPNAVLNGEVQGDVHASNRVELASKASINGTVYYRFLEMMMGSVVNGQLVRTGEEAEPAADQAASPRPNPAQDEQAAGAGAAAAEKKLRQVHS from the coding sequence ATGTTTGGCTGGAACAAAAAGACCGGCAAGCTGCCGAAGATAGACACGGTGATTGGCAAGGGCACCGAGGTGCGTGGCGATGTGCATTTCCAGGGCGGGCTGCATGTGGACGGCCGGGTGCTGGGGGCGATCAGCGCCGAGCAGGACGACAAGAGCACCCTGGTGCTGAGCGAGCTGGGCGAGATCCATGGCGATATCCATGTGCCCAATGCCGTGCTCAATGGCGAGGTGCAGGGCGATGTCCACGCCTCCAACCGGGTGGAATTGGCCAGCAAGGCCAGCATCAACGGCACCGTGTATTACCGTTTTCTGGAGATGATGATGGGCTCGGTGGTCAATGGTCAGCTGGTGCGCACCGGTGAAGAGGCCGAGCCCGCCGCCGACCAGGCCGCAAGCCCCAGGCCCAACCCGGCCCAGGACGAGCAGGCGGCAGGGGCGGGAGCAGCCGCTGCGGAGAAAAAACTGCGGCAGGTCCATTCTTGA
- a CDS encoding CopD family protein translates to MGYFWLKTFHIVFLVSWYAGLFYLPRLFVHHAMSEDAATRERLEIMERKLFWFITPWAVLTVVLGLLLSMYTGWGGGWLHLKTSLVVLLLLFHFWCWRLMREFRGPGNPHSHVWFRWFNEFPLLILVAAVYLVVFKPF, encoded by the coding sequence ATGGGCTATTTCTGGCTGAAGACCTTTCACATTGTCTTTCTTGTTTCCTGGTACGCGGGCCTGTTCTACCTGCCCCGGCTGTTTGTCCACCACGCCATGAGCGAGGATGCCGCCACCCGTGAGCGACTGGAGATCATGGAGCGCAAGCTGTTCTGGTTCATCACCCCCTGGGCCGTGCTCACCGTTGTGCTGGGCCTACTGCTGAGCATGTACACCGGCTGGGGTGGTGGCTGGCTGCACCTGAAGACCAGCCTGGTGGTCCTGCTGCTGCTGTTCCACTTCTGGTGCTGGCGGCTGATGCGGGAGTTTCGCGGCCCGGGCAACCCGCACAGCCACGTCTGGTTCCGCTGGTTCAATGAATTCCCTTTGCTGATCCTGGTGGCCGCCGTCTATCTGGTGGTCTTCAAGCCCTTCTGA